A single window of Metallosphaera hakonensis JCM 8857 = DSM 7519 DNA harbors:
- the ppcA gene encoding phosphoenolpyruvate carboxylase, producing the protein MRLIPRTMSTQHPDNALVPEWAKGEVIEGEDEVIEAYYALSNLGVHEVMWDAEGKDVDTHVVRKLFSSFGDYFKANVLGEDLFLTYRVPNPKIEGAERKVFAETMESIPITYDVAEKFYGRNVVPVFEVILPFTTNALDIISVARYYERAVVMEENIELHDGVHVKDLVGEIYPKRVEVIPLIEDKDSLLNTGNIIEGYYQAIKPTYMRLFIARSDPAMNYGMLSAVLLAKYALSTAGKLSQELGIPIYPIIGVGSLPFRGHMNPENYQRVMEEYEGVHTFTIQSAFKYDYSEEQVKGAISHINREEVKEPKILSMEEEKVIKEIIERYTARYQPVIEAMADLINSVALHLPRRRARKLHISLFGYARSTGKVILPRAITFVGSLYSIGLPPEIIGISVLGSLNENQWNVLEDNYKFLRNDLQRASEFINWEGISSLSAHGLLSEEVHKKIEEDIKYLESLGVKIGPRSYESKKHSLLSQLLILSLKEKKYNEVKQYAKEMALIRKSIG; encoded by the coding sequence TAGAGGGAGAGGACGAGGTAATAGAGGCATATTACGCTCTTTCGAATCTAGGTGTTCACGAGGTAATGTGGGACGCAGAGGGAAAGGACGTTGACACCCACGTGGTAAGGAAGCTTTTCTCTTCCTTTGGGGATTACTTCAAGGCTAACGTTTTGGGGGAAGACCTCTTTCTGACCTATAGGGTTCCCAACCCTAAGATAGAGGGGGCGGAGAGAAAGGTATTCGCGGAAACAATGGAGAGCATACCCATTACGTATGACGTTGCAGAGAAATTTTACGGAAGGAACGTAGTTCCAGTTTTCGAGGTCATACTTCCGTTTACCACAAATGCCCTCGATATCATCTCTGTGGCAAGGTATTACGAGAGAGCTGTAGTGATGGAGGAGAACATAGAGCTTCACGACGGCGTGCACGTAAAGGATCTTGTAGGTGAAATTTATCCAAAGAGAGTGGAAGTAATTCCACTCATTGAGGATAAGGACTCGCTTCTCAATACGGGGAATATAATAGAGGGCTATTACCAGGCCATTAAGCCCACATATATGAGGCTTTTCATTGCTAGATCTGATCCGGCAATGAACTACGGTATGCTGTCAGCAGTTCTTCTAGCAAAATACGCGCTTAGCACGGCAGGAAAGCTATCCCAGGAATTAGGTATTCCAATATACCCAATAATAGGAGTCGGGTCCCTCCCCTTCAGGGGACACATGAATCCAGAGAACTATCAGAGGGTTATGGAGGAATATGAGGGCGTTCACACGTTCACGATTCAGTCAGCTTTCAAGTATGATTATAGCGAAGAGCAGGTAAAGGGAGCAATTTCCCACATCAATAGGGAGGAAGTCAAAGAGCCAAAGATCCTCTCCATGGAGGAAGAGAAGGTAATCAAGGAAATAATAGAAAGATATACTGCGAGGTATCAACCAGTTATAGAGGCCATGGCAGATCTAATCAATTCAGTTGCGCTCCATCTTCCAAGGAGAAGAGCAAGAAAACTTCACATTAGCCTGTTTGGCTACGCCAGAAGTACAGGGAAGGTTATCTTGCCTAGGGCAATAACTTTCGTGGGTTCGCTTTACAGTATAGGTCTTCCTCCAGAGATAATAGGGATTTCCGTGCTAGGGAGTCTAAACGAGAATCAATGGAATGTCCTAGAGGATAACTATAAGTTTCTCAGGAACGATCTTCAGAGAGCTTCCGAATTCATAAATTGGGAGGGGATATCTTCCCTTTCAGCTCACGGGCTCCTGAGCGAAGAAGTTCATAAGAAGATCGAGGAGGACATAAAGTACCTGGAATCTCTTGGTGTTAAAATAGGACCTAGAAGCTACGAGTCCAAGAAACACTCCCTCCTCTCTCAGCTACTGATTCTCTCTCTAAAAGAGAAAAAATACAATGAAGTAAAGCAGTACGCAAAGGAGATGGCTCTAATAAGGAAGTCAATTGGATGA
- a CDS encoding amidase: MSLERLNSEYNAFITIQELKGGKGPLSELTFGIKDIIETKDVRTTAGSRILKDYVPSKNAWIVDRVLELGGVILGKTNTHEFAVGATNTSSIVGPARNPRDRERISGGSSGGSAVAVALNMVDVGIGTDTGGSIRIPASLCGVIGFKPSFGLIPTEGVIPFSWTLDTIGVITRDYETLWNSLNWLTPSQGKTAYLHLPRSELRVGLLLFDDKTREMKEKVLEFFPGAKEINLPLLSQYGREARRIIATSEGASYHRTWLNSMSDLYFTDVREILKSGLTIPAVDYINALRVRRLILEEYISIFRQVDVIVSPTTKITAPKISEVHGREREYREDLVANTELFNLVGAPSISIPFIEKNGLPMGLMISGEPYKDGVVLGVSKYLLSSN; encoded by the coding sequence ATGTCGTTAGAGAGATTGAATTCAGAGTACAACGCTTTCATCACTATCCAAGAACTTAAGGGTGGAAAAGGACCTCTGTCGGAGCTTACCTTTGGGATAAAGGACATCATAGAAACCAAGGATGTTAGAACTACCGCAGGGTCTAGGATACTCAAGGACTACGTTCCTAGCAAAAATGCTTGGATTGTGGACAGGGTATTGGAACTCGGTGGGGTTATTCTGGGGAAAACCAACACCCATGAATTCGCTGTAGGCGCCACAAACACTTCATCTATAGTTGGTCCTGCAAGGAATCCAAGGGACAGAGAGAGAATAAGCGGTGGATCCAGTGGTGGATCAGCAGTTGCTGTGGCCCTTAATATGGTGGACGTGGGGATAGGGACTGACACTGGAGGCTCCATCAGGATACCTGCCTCTCTTTGTGGAGTTATAGGCTTCAAACCTAGCTTTGGTCTAATCCCAACAGAGGGCGTGATTCCCTTTAGCTGGACCTTGGACACAATTGGCGTCATTACAAGAGATTACGAGACCCTTTGGAATAGCTTAAATTGGTTGACCCCATCACAAGGAAAGACTGCCTATCTTCACCTGCCCAGATCGGAATTGAGAGTAGGGCTTCTCCTCTTCGATGATAAGACTAGGGAAATGAAGGAAAAGGTACTCGAGTTCTTTCCAGGTGCCAAAGAGATAAATTTACCTCTCCTCAGTCAATATGGGAGAGAGGCTAGGAGAATCATCGCTACAAGCGAGGGAGCGTCATATCATCGGACGTGGTTGAACAGCATGAGTGATCTTTATTTCACCGATGTAAGAGAGATCCTGAAGTCTGGGCTTACTATTCCTGCAGTTGATTACATCAATGCACTTAGAGTAAGGAGATTGATCCTTGAAGAGTACATCAGCATATTCAGACAGGTGGACGTTATTGTTTCGCCTACTACCAAGATAACTGCTCCCAAAATATCCGAAGTCCATGGGAGGGAAAGGGAATACCGCGAAGACCTTGTGGCAAATACGGAACTTTTCAACTTAGTAGGAGCACCATCAATAAGTATCCCTTTCATTGAGAAGAATGGTCTCCCCATGGGTTTAATGATTAGTGGAGAACCCTATAAGGATGGTGTAGTACTAGGTGTTTCGAAATATTTACTATCATCCAATTGA
- a CDS encoding DUF998 domain-containing protein yields MRKLTLGGTLLTLGALQFYIFMLIAEELYPRYSLTRNYISDLGVGSTANIFNSSIIILGILVIISGVLISRRLFSSLLIIGGIGMMGVGLFPETTGTPHEISALITFLFSGLASFPAFSLSKHPIRYAYPVLGLISLVSLALFVSHNYLSLGPGGMERLIVIPDIIWAISFGSSVRD; encoded by the coding sequence ATGAGGAAACTTACCCTTGGTGGAACACTTTTAACTCTAGGCGCTTTACAGTTCTACATTTTTATGTTGATAGCTGAGGAGCTTTATCCTCGATACAGCTTAACTCGGAACTACATTAGCGACCTAGGCGTTGGGAGCACAGCTAACATATTTAATTCATCGATTATTATCTTGGGGATTTTAGTAATTATAAGTGGCGTATTAATCTCAAGGAGATTATTCTCTTCACTACTCATTATTGGAGGGATAGGGATGATGGGGGTTGGTCTTTTCCCTGAGACCACGGGGACACCTCATGAAATCTCGGCGTTAATAACGTTCCTCTTTTCAGGTTTGGCATCATTTCCAGCGTTCTCATTGAGTAAACATCCAATAAGATATGCCTATCCTGTCCTGGGATTGATCTCATTGGTTTCCCTAGCCCTTTTCGTTTCTCATAACTACTTATCGCTGGGACCTGGAGGAATGGAGAGATTAATAGTTATCCCGGATATTATTTGGGCAATATCGTTTGGTTCATCGGTAAGGGATTAA